A window of Streptomyces sp. Je 1-332 genomic DNA:
GACGACATCCAGCACACTTCGCCCGAACTGCTGCAGAAGTTCATCTCCCTGTGCGATGCCCAGCGCCGGATGGAAGGCGTCTGGAACGGCACTTCACGCACCTACGACCTGCGCGGCAAACGCTTCGCGGTCTGCATGGCCGGCAACCCCTACACCGAGGCCGGCGCCCGCTTCCGCATCCCCGACATGCTCGCCAACCGCGCCGACATCTGGAACCTCGGCGACGTCCTCACGGGCAAGGAGGACGCCTTCGCCGTCAGTTTCGTCGAGAACGCCCTCACAGCGAACCCGGTCCTCGCCCCGCTCGCCGGGCGTGACCGTGCCGATCTGAACCTCCTGATCCGCCTCGCGGAGAACGACCCCACCGCACGCGCGGACGCTCTCACGCATCCCTACGCCCCCGCCGAAGTGGAACGTATCGTCGCCGTGCTCAGGCACCTGCTCACCGCCCGCGCGACGGTCCTCGCGGTGAACGCCGCCTACATCGCATCGGCGGGCCAGTCCGAGGACACCCGCACCGAACCGCCCTTCCGGCTCCAGGGCTCCTACCGCAACATGAACAAGATCGCCGCCAGGATCGACCCCGTCATGAACAACGCCGAACTCAGCGCCCTCATCGACGACCACTACTCCGGCGAGGCCCAGACCCTCACCACCGGGGCCGAGGCCAACCTCCTCAAGCTGGCCGAGCTGCGAGGCACACTCACCCCGGAACATGCCGACCGCTGGGCCGGCATCAAGGCCGCCCACGTCCGCGCCCGGACACTCGGCGGCCCCGACGACGACCCCCTGGTCCGCGCCGTGGCCGCTCTCGGCCTCCTCGCCGACCGCGTCGCCTCGGTCGAGACCGCCATCACCCGGGCCACCGACCCGCGCCACGCCCTCACCAACTCGAAGGCCCGGCACGCCAATCGCCCCTGAGCGAAGCCGGCCCACGGGCCACTTCTCAGTGCTCTTGATAGCGCAGCAGAAGCATCGCCGCGTCATCGTGCAGCGGCCCCTGCGCATGCCGTACGAGCTCGGCCCGGATCGCGTTCAGAGCGGCCTCGGGATGATCATCCTTGAGCAGAGACGAGTGCTCTCCGAGGGGGTAGAAGGCGCCGTTGTGGTCACGGGTCTCGCTGACGCCGTCGGTGTAGAGCAGGACTTGGTCACCCGGCACGAAGTCCACCTCGTACGGTTCCGGGGCGACGACGTCATGCAGGCCCAGACCCAGAGGCAGCGCGTACCGCGGCGGTTCGGGAAAGCAGGCCGTGCCGTCCGGCCGTACGACCATGGGGGCGGGGTGGCCGTAGTTGAGCAGTGTCATCGTGTGCCGGTCGGCCACCTCGGCGAGTATGGCCGTCACGAACTTCTCGCCCCGCAGTTCCCGGTTGACCACACGCTCCACTCGGTCGCCGACAGATGTCAGGTTTGGCTCGTCGTGGGCCGCCTCACGGAAGGCGCCGAGGACGAGGGCAGCGGTCTCCACCGCCTCAAGTCCCTTGCCCTGCACGTCTCCCAGGATGATGCGCACGCCGTGCGGGGAGGCGACCACCTCGTAGAGATCGCCGCCGATGCGGGCCTCGGCGACCGCGGAGGTGTACGAGGACGCGATCCGCAAGGGCCCGGCGCTTCGCGGCACCGGACGCAGAAGCACCCGCTGGGCGACCTCCGCGATCGAACGGACGCTGGCTAGTTCCGCCTCGCGGCGCTGGCGCATCACCGCGGCCGCGACACCCGCCGCGGTCACCCCGGCCACCGAGGCCATCGCGGTGTAGAGGCGGCGCTGCGAGTAGGACTCGTTGTAGATGCCGAGGGCGGTGCACAGCAGCAGTGCCGCGGCGCCGATGAGCGCCGTACGCCGCCAGCCGCCGATGAGGCCGGCGAAGGCGGGACCGAGTGACACCAGAGGCAGGTAGCCCACGCCCGGTCCGGCCCCGACATCCACCGCGGCGACGATCACCATGACGGCGAAGGGAAGAACGGCCAGAACCGTGAGGTGCGGGGGCTTGTGGTCGGACATGGCGTGCTCCAGGTTGCGCCTTTGGTGACGAGCAGCCTTCCGTGGCGCCCACTCTCCAGGTGAACTCTAGGGAGGGTTTGTCCGGCCGACGTGTCCGGGTGCTTGCCCCGTTACTGAATCGCAGTCACCAGCCCGTGGCCTGTGGGTCCTTCAGCCGTCGCCCGGGACGGGCTCCCGCAGTCCCGCCGAGACGCCCCCGCCGACGTTGCGCTAGAAAGGCGTCAGGACTTCACGATATCGGGGGCGATCATGACCGACCGCGACGTAGCGGCCAGCTACCTGGAGGGCTACCCACGGTTGATCGCCGATGCCTCCGCCACCGGCCGTCGCTTGACCCGCGACGAACTCGACTCCCGGCGCTCTCTGGGCGAGCAGGCAGCGGAGGCCGGCCATGGGATGAGGGCCCTGGTGGCCGCCCACCTGGCCGCGGCGCGGACGCACTGGCCCGCCGGCGCCGTCGCGCCGGACAGCGTCCTGGCGGTTGTCGCTCAGTCACTTGACGCGTTCGCCGAGGGGTACGAGCGGGCCCAGCGGGCCGCGGTGCGCCAAGAGGAGGCGGCCCGTCGCGAGTTCATCGACGACCTGCTGTACGGCCGCAGCGACATGGGCAAGCTCGCCGAACGCGCCGAACGGTACGGGCTGCGCCTTTCCTACGCCCATGCCGTGGCCGTTGCCCGGGGCGCGGCCGCGTACGAGGAGGGTGATCCGACTCCGCGCAGCGTGGAACGCGCCTTGATCAGCCGTTTCGGCGACCGCCATATCCTGCTCACCACCAAGGACGGCCGCCTCGTCTGCGTCGCCCCTGCCGACCAGGACGAAGTGCTCGCCTTCTTCGCCAAGCACGCCTACGCGGCCACCGACGGAGGTCAGGTCGCGATCGGTCGCCCTCAATCCGGTCCCGGCGGTGTCGTCCAGTCCTACGAGGAAGCCCTCAACGCACTGGAACTCGCCGAACGGCTCGGCCTCAGCGACCCGGTTCTGCGTGCCGCGGACCTTCTCGTCTACCCGGTTCTCACCCGCGACCGGCAAGCCATGGCCGACCTGGTCGTCAACACACTAGGGCCGCTGCAGCGCGCCCGCGGCGGCGCCCAGCCCCTCATCGACACCCTCGCCGCCTACTTCGACTCCGGCTGCGTCAGTGCCGAGGCCGCCCGCCGACTCGCCCTCAGCGTGCGCGCCTTCACCTACCGCCTGGACCGCATCCACAAGCTCACCGGAGCCGACCCCGCCGACCCCGTCCACCGGTACACCCTGCAGACCGCGATCATCGGCGCACGCCTCCTGGACTGGCCCGATCAGCAGATGTGACCAACTCGCCACGGCCGATGTCCGGGCGGGCTTCGGTGTGGTTCGAGGTTCGAGGCAGGGGCGGCTGGTGTCGTGATCAGTGGCCGGCGGTCAGCTGTCCGGCCAAGGCCCGCACGCAGGCGATCAATCGGCTCAAGTCCGTTCTCATCACTGCCGATCCAGCCTTGCGGGAGGAGCTGGCTGGACTGGGTAATGCCGAACTCTTCCGGATCGGGGATTGGTCCGGACACGGCTGTCGCTTTGCTGATCGCGGTGGGGGGCAACCCGGAACGGCCGGGCAGTCAGGCGTCGCTCGCCGCGCTGTGCGGGGTCAGTCCCGTCGAGCGTTCCTCTGGCCGCCGGCAGTATCGCCGCCTCAACCGCGGCGGCCGGGTGGTGGTGCCGTTCAACGTCTCCTGCGGACATTGCTACATGTGCGACCGTGGACTGCATTCGCAGTGCGAGACCACCCAGGTCAAGGAACGCGGCACGGACGCGGCGCTCTTCGGGTCTACGGCCAAGTGCCCGGGGACAAGCAGAGTTCCTACGGGTGCCGTTCGGCAACACCTTGCCCATCAAGGTGCCGGAAGGACCTGCGGACGATCGTTTCGTCTTCCTCTCCGACGTCCTGCCCACCGCCTGGCAGGCCGTGGAGTACGCCGACATCCCGCCCGGTGGGACGGTGACCGTCCTGGGACTCGGACCGATCGGTGCCATGGCTGCCCGGATGGCGCTTCACCGGGGCGCGAGCCTTGTCGGGGGGTGGACCTGGTGCCCGAGCGGCTCAGCCGCGCACACGCGGACGGCGTCAAGGCTCAAGGCCCTGGACCTGCGCCGGTACGGCAAGGAGCTGGGCGACAAGATCCGCGACCTGACCGACGGGCGCGGCACGGACGCCGTCATCGACGCCGTGGGAATGGAGGCGCACGGCGCGCCTCTGGCCAAGGCGGCTCAGTGGGGCGTGGGCCTGCTGCCCGGTGCCGTGGCGGAGAGAAACTCATGGACCGTGCCGGCATCGACCGGCTCAACGCCCTCTACGCGGCGATGCACATCGTCCGGCGCGGGGCACTGTCTCAGTGGTCGGCGTCTATGGCGGCACGGTCCACCCCATGCCGATTCTGACCATGTTCGACGAGCAGACCCAGCTACGCATGGGACATCCGCGCCGCGTCATGGGCGCTCTCGTGCGCCTGCACGCACTGCGCGCCACCGGTCATGATGTCCCGTGCCGTCGTGGTGGCCATGGTGAATCGCCGACCCATCTCTGCTTGCGGATGCCCCGCACGCCTTGATGCCGGAGCTGTCCCGCTTCGGGTGACCGGGTCCGGCGCCGGTGAAACAGGTTGGTCGGAAGTTCCCCACGACTCGGATGATCTCTGTCCTTGAAGCGTGAAGGAGTGCGAGTGAGCCGGGGCAGTCGGGGCAGTGGGCGAAGTGGCGCGACCGGCAGGAGCACAGAGCGTGATCCGCTGAGGGCGCCTGTGAGCAGCCGGTGGGCTCCGGATCGAGCCTTAAGGAAGAGCGGAAGAAAGTGAGTTCACTATGGCGGCTGGACGGGCGGACGCTCACGAGTCGTCGGGGTGGTTCGTACGGGGGCGGCAGTGGTGGGGCCGGGCTTTCCACTACGCGGGTTCCGAGCGCCAGAGCGTGCTGCTGGTCACGAAGAGCACCCTCGCGGCCACGCTCGCCTGGATCGTCTCCTACTACGCTCTTGACGCGCAGTCCCCGGCGTTCGCGCCCTTCTCCGCGGTGATGATCATGTATGTCACCGTTTACCAGTCGGTGACACAGTCCCTGCGCTATGTCGGCGCGGTCGCGGCAGGGGTCGCTGTCCAGGCTGCGCTCGGCTTCCTCGCGGGCCCAGATCTGCTGACCTTCGTGCTGGTGGCGGCCATCGCCCTGTCGATCGGGCGCTCAAGGGTTCTGGGTGTGCAGGGGCCACAGGTGGCCACCGCCGCGTTCTTCGCGTTCTCCACCTACAGCAGCGCCACTGACAACATGACCCGCATCTCGCAGCTGGGACAGATCGTGCTGCTGGTCCTCATCGGCTGCGCCATCGGCACCGCGGTCAACGTCACCATCGCCCCGCCGCTGCGCTACCGCAGCGCCGAGCACAGCGTCCGCATCCTGGCCCGAGCGCTCTACGACCTCACCGCCGACATACACCCCGCCCTGCGCGAAGGCGCGCCGGAGGCGGACACCACCGCGCATTGGCGCGAACGCGCCAACCAGACGGACAGCCTGATCGCGCAGGCCAGGGCCGGCTTGCACACCGCAAAAGAAAGCATCCACTACAACCCCCGACGGCTGCTGAGACGCCATCGTGGGCATCTGACCTTCCAGGGATACGAGACGGTGCTGAACGCCCTGGAACGCACCCTGAGCCAACTGGCCTCCCTGACACGAAGTCTCGACCAGTGGAAGCAAGAGGAGAGCGAGTACGAGTACCGCTCCTTCCTGGATCGGTACGCGGCGTTCCTCGAAGCCACCTCCGAGATCGCTTACGCGCTGAGCACCCTGGACGAGAAGGAACTGAGCCGGCAGACGGAGCATCTGGACGGACTGGTCCGCGACGCGCAAACGCGGCGTCGAGAGGTCGCCGAGGAGGCCGAGGCCCAGACCCTCCCGCTGGCTGACCCCACCCGGCCTTACGGGGCCCTGGTCATCGAGGCCACCCGCCTCATGGAGGAGGTCCAGCACACGAACGACACTCTCCAGAGCTGGGTAGAGGCGTAACCCGCCCCCTCCGGGAGGCTACGCCTGGGGCAGGGGCGTCATGACGAAGCCGCTTCGAGGTGCCGTAGGTATGCGCCGCAGCGGAATGCTGAGGTCCTGGGCGGGCACGTCGTAGCGCAGCGCGGCCAGCAGGGGACGAGGGTTTCGAGGACCGTCAGCGTGCCGTCCTCCCCAGGGCAGCGGTGGTTGGCGGCGGGGTCGCCTCCGCCCTGGGGCACCAGTTCGTCGCGGTCGGGCTCACGCCCCACGAAACGGCCGTGGTCGAAGTTGTACGGCTTCGGCCAGAGATCCGGGGCGTGGTTCTGCCGTACAGGTCGAGCAGGACCATGCTGCCGACAGGAATGTCCTGCCCGTCCCAGAGCAGGTCGGCTGCGGCAAGCCCGCCGACGAAGGGGGCGAAGGGGTAGAACCGCCGGACCTCGTGAGCGAAGGCACGCGCGTAGGCCGTGTCACCGCCGGCGAGGAGCTTGCGGTGTTCGGGCCTGCGGTGCAGAGCATGCCCGGCGAAGGTCAGGAACCCAGCTGACGGCGACCGTCGGGCGGAGCACGTTCAGGACCTCGACCGCCGCGGTATGCGCATCCAACGGTTGCCCCCTCGGCGCCACGGTGGGTGGCCACGGCCGCAAGGACCGAGTCCGCGGGAGCGGCTTCCGTCCCGTTGCGGACCGCCTCGACAAGCCGGGCGATCCGCTTCTCCTGACGGCTGCGGGCGCGGTGGGCACGTAGGTGGCGGGGCCCGGGGGAGGCGAAGCCGTCGATCATGGCCACCAGACCGCGGGCCATCTCCTCGGTGTCGACGTCGTCGAGGGGCACGCCGGACCAGGCGCACACCGCGCGGGTGAGCAGCAGGCTCGACTCGTCGAAGAGCACTACCTGGTCGCGGCCCGCCCACCGCTGGCGGGCAAGGTCCCACTCGGCCCTGAGGTGCTCCGCGAGGGGGTGGAGACCGCTGCGGTCTTTGAGCAGGGCCATGAACAGGGCCTTGCGTGCCCGATGTTGCCGGCCGTCGAGCGTGTGCACAGCCCCGCGTCCGAAGAGAGTGTCGAGAACGGGGCCCGTCAGCGCGCCGTGGCGCTCGATGTGGTTCTCGTCGTAGAAGAAGCGCACCGCTTCGGGGCTGTGGATGGCCACAGCGTTCTTGCCCATGAGCCGGGCCCGCGCCGGCTTGCCTTGGCGCGGCGATGACGGTCGGGCAACCACGCGTGTCCCTGGGCCGTCAATGCCAAGGTGCTGTCGAACACGCAGAGCCTCCGTCTGCTGTGAACTATGCCGTGAACCGGGTGTGGAGATGCACGTGGACGTAGGGGTACGGGCATGGGCTGCGAAGGGAGCTTGCGAGGGCAGCGGTCAGGCGTCGCGATGGTGGGCGTCTTCCTGCGCGTCCTCGTTCGGGGACAGCGCGTCCGCCGCCTCGCCGTCCTTGCCGCGCCGTTCCCCGTCGTCCACCACGCTCGTCTCGGCATCGTCCGCCTCGTGCAGAACCTCGTCGGCGGCCGTGGCCGGGTGCGCCTCGTCCTGTGCGGGCTGGTGCTTCCTACGGGTACTGCAGTTGTCGGTCAGCGGCCGAGGGCCTTGGCCAGTTGCTGTTTGTTCATGGATGAGCGGCCGTCGATGTTGCGCTTTTTGGCCTCCGCGTAGAGCTGGTCCTTCGTGGGGCCTTGGGAGCCGCTGTGGGAGCGTTCGCCGCCGCGCTGTGAGGCGGATTTCTTGTCCTGCGTGGAGGTATTGCTCGCGGTTTTCGATTCGCCGGAACGGGCTCGTTCCTTGTTCACGGTGCGTGCCGCGATCTCCTTCGCGCGGCCTTCGGAGGTGCCGCGTTTCTCCGCGCCTTCCTTGATGTGCTCGTACTGGCGCTCACGCTTCTTGCTGGATCCCTGCGGCATGACGTACTCCTTCCGGAGCGGATGTGGTCCACCGGCGGGCTGCCCGATGACCTTCCGCGTACCCTCCGGCGGGCCTCTCATCCAGGACGCGGACTGATCCCATCTGACGTGGAGCCCTGGGAGGCGTGCGAGCAGACCGCGACCGAACGGATGAGTACCGCAGGCCGGGTCTTGCCAGGGGGCGTCGGCAGCTGAGGCACACGGCCGCCTTGCGTCGCACCCCTGCTCGAAGGGACTGGAGCACGGTCACGTGGGAGCATGGAACGCAGGGCCGGGTCTGGTCCGCACCGGGCCGGGCGCCTGGTCGGTGAACCGGATCATGTGATGGGAGCGATCGCAATGTCGAACCCGCAGCAGCCCGAACAGCGGCGCAGCGACAAGGGCGGGGCCACCCCCCAGGACAGCGCCGAACTAAAGGCGCGACAGACCGGCAAGTCCCGCCGAGCGGGTGCTCACGACCACGGAACGGACAAGGGCAGCAAGGGCGGCGGCCCCGGCGGCGGGACCCCGCCCGAGGAACGCCCGGGCCATCCGTAGCCTCTGACCGAAGAGGCTTCGGGGTTGCTGTAGGGCCTGCGGATCAGCTGACGAGGATCTGGGTGGCGGACTCTTTGAGTTTCCCGTTCGCCCAATGCAGTTGCCGCTGCGTATCGGGGTGGCAGCGCTGTACGGCGTTCAGCAGTCCGGTGTCGCGCAGGCCCTGGGCAGCTTGGCCGAGGAGTTCCCAGTCGACCGAGACCCCCGATGCTTTGGTGTAGATCTCCCGGAGGTCGCGCAGCAGGGAGAGCGCGGCCTCGGGCCTTCGGCCTGTCAGTTCGGCGGCCTTGTCTCGCGCGCGGGCTGCCATCGTGAGGCTGCCCACCGGTTCGGGGTCGAGGTGGGCTCCGAAGCGCTCGCCGAGCGTGGCCAGGGTACGGACGTGGTCTTGAGACCAGCGGGCCATGTCCCGGCCGAGATGGTAGATCTCGTGATCGACCTTGTGACGTTCCGCGACGTGAAGCAGCGTATGGGCGAGGTCGTTCTCGTCGTGGTGCATGGCGTGCAGGAGCAGGTTGATTTTCACCGGGCGGCTCCCTCCGCTGAGGCGCTGAGGTTCTCGTGGGTCAGCGCTGTGGGTCCGCCGGCAGTTTTGGGCACGTCTGCGGAGACGGGCGCGGATGCGGCGGTCGTGGGAGCTGGCGCCGGTCCCGCGCGGTTTTCGATGCGACGAAGCGCGGCGGCTGCGGTCTTGAAGAGCGGTTGCTTGGAGGCGGGGTCCCAGTCGGTGAGGGTGAGTTCGTTCGCGGCACGCCCTGCATCCTGCGGGCTTTGTCCGGTGTCCCAGTTGCCGAAGTGGAAGGGCAGGAAGAGCACCCCGTCGCGGACGCCGCTGACCCGGAGCCTGGCGTGCACTTTCCCCCGAGGGGTGGTGATCTCCATCAGATCGCCCTCTCGGAAGCCCTGAGCCGTGGCGTCGCCGGAGGAGCATTCCACCCAGACCTCCGGTGCGGCGGCCTGGAGTTGGGGCGTGCGCGCGGTTTTGGTCCGGGTATGGAAGTGGTAGAGCGTGCGTCCGGTGATCAGTGCGTAGGGGAAGTCGGCGCTGGTCTGTTCGTGGGGTGGCTGGTACCCGGCAGCTTTGATGACTGCTTTGCCCGAGGGGTTCATCGCCTTGTACTCGGTAGGCTCCACGGGGGCTCCGGTGATGAGGTCGCGACCGTAGTTTTCGCAGCGCTGAGGGTCGCTCCAGAAGTCGGCTTCCGCGTACAGACGTTCGGTGCCTTCGGGGTTGGCCTCGTTGCACGGCCACTGGATCCCGCCGTGTTCGCGAAGCTTGGCGTAGGTCAGGCCCGTGTAGTCGCACAGACGGCCGCGGCTGCACTCCTTCCACGCTTCGAAGGCACTCTCCGCGTCGTGCCACTTCACCAGTGGGTCCCCGTCTTTGTCGCGCAGGTCGAGCCTGCGCGCGTAGTCGAGGAAGATGGCCAGGTCAGGGCGGGCCTGGCCGGGCGGTTCGACGGCCTTTTCCGACAGGTGGACGGTGCGGTCGGCATTGGTGAACGTTCCGGTCTTCTCCCCCCAGGCGGCGGCAGGCAGTACGACGTCCGCTAGTTGAGCGGTCTCGGTGAGGAAAATGTCCTGCACCACGAGGAAGAGCCGCTCTTGTGAGAGAACGGATCGGATGCGGCGCAGTTCGGGCAGGGAGATGGCCGGGTTGGTGCCGCTGACCCACAGCATGCGAAGGGATCCGTCCTCGACGTAACGGATCATCTGCATGGCGTGCGTGGGCGGGGCGAAGTGCGGGATCCGTGCCGGGTCGACGTTCCAGACTTGGGCGAGTTCTGCCACGTGGTCGTCGTTGGCCCAGTTGCGAAAGCCGGGCAGGTCGCCGTCGGCTCCGCATTCGCGGGTGTTCTGCGCCGTGGGCTGCCCGTTCATCTGCAGGATGCCGCAGCCGGGCCGGCCGAGCATGCCGCGCACCAAGTGCAGGTTGTTGACCTGCACGGCGGCGGCCGTGGCCTGGTGAGACTGGTAGAAGCCCTGCAGTACCGTGGACAGCAGACGCCGCGCGCCTCCCAGCACGCGCGCTGCCTCCCGGATCTTCTCTGCGGGCACGTCGCAGATGTCCGCCACCCGCTCGGGCGGATACCCCTCGACCCGCTCGCGCAATTCATCGAAGCCGACCACGTGGTCGTCGATGTAGCCCTGGTCGATCCAGCCGCCCGCGATGACCTCGTGCAGCAGTCCGTTCATGAGCGCCACGTTGGTGCCGGGGTTTGCCGCCAGGTGCACGGTGGCGGCCTTGGCGACCGGTGTCAGGCGGGGATCGACACAGATCAGCGCGGGCGGATTGGGGCCGGCGAGCCGGTCCAGGACGCGGCTCCACAGTACGTTCTGGGTCTCGGCCATGTTGTGCCCGAACAGGGCGATGACGTCAGCGTGATCGATGTCGGTGTACGAGCCGGGCTGGCCGTCGCAGCCGAACGACTCCTTCAGGGCCTCTGCCGCGGTGGCGGTGCACAGGCGGGTGTTGCCGTCGACATGATTGGTACCGATGCCGCCGTGCGCGATGACACTGAGGGTGTAGTACTCCTCGGCGAAGAGCTGACCGCTGGTGTAGAAGCCGATCGAGCTGGGCCCCTGCTCATCCAGCAACTGCCTTGAACGGGCGGCGATCCGATCCATGGCGGTGTCCCAGTCGCACGCCACCAGGCGCCCGTCTACGCGGATCAGGGGCTGGGTCAGCCGGTCGGGCGAGGAGTTGGCCTGCCACGCGAACAGGTCCGTCACGCCGAGCCTCCCGCGGTTGACCCGGTCCCCGGCCCTGCCGCGGACACCGACCATGCGGCCGTCCTTCACGGCGATGTCCATGGCGTCTCCGTTGGAGTGCAGGATCGACGCCGTCGACACCCACCGCTCGACGTCTTGGGCTCGCACGCCTTCGGCGAGGTGGGTGTCCACCCGCACCGGCCACTCCTGGCCGCAGCCGTAGGGAGTCCGGCTTCCCCAAGGCTCAGCGATCCGGTCCACTTGCCCCACACCGATCACACCCTTCCACCGTCACAGCCGTCGGACCTGGTTGGCTCTGCTCATCCCTCGGTACCCGTGGAGGCGTGCGGGGTTCCGACGGGCTTGGACTCGGGAGAACCGCGCTGGCGCAGGTAGACGGAGAGGATGGCCATGGAGGCCACGGCCAAGAGCTCGGACTGCCAGTTCTGCAGGCTGCGGCTCCAAAAGTCCGCAGACGCGATGTACTGCGTCCAGCTGATCGGAGCCTGGAGCTGCCTCAACTGCTGTTCGTTGTACGCGGCGGCCCCCGCGATGGACTGCGCCAGCCACGACAGAAGGAACAGCGCGGCCATCACCAGACCGAGCGACCGCGAGAAGATCGCCTGGCGCATCCCTCCCACGCCTGCCCAGCGTGGTGAGTCAGGGCCCGCATGCGCGCCCATCCGCTGGTCCTGATCAGATTCGGTGCCGGCTTTGTGCATCTCCTTGGATTCCGGTGAACCGCGTTGCAGCAGCCAGACGGTGGCGAAGATGTACAGGAAAAACTGCAGGTACTCCGACTGCCAGTTCTCCGTTACGTCCACGGCGAAGTCGGAGGAAGCCAGGTAGCTGAGGAAGCCGATCTGCGCGAGCCCGTCGGTGGTGAGCTGGTTGTTGAACTCCGCCCAGCCTGCGATGGCTTGACCTGCGAGGGCCAGCAGAAAGGCGATACCGAAGCCGAGGCTTATGCCGTTCTCGCGCACGAAGCGGCGCACGCGGGGCTTCCCTGAGCTGGTGGCGCCCTCTTCCTGGCCCGGTGCGCCGCGCTCAGGCGTTGGTGCGGAGGCGGTCATCGGTGCATCAGCCCCACCACGATGAAGTAGGCCAAGCCGCCCAGGACGACGGTCAGGCAGAGCGTGAACATGGTGCGCACCCGTCAGCCTCCCTTCACCGTGCACTGGTACGGCTGGGCGGGGCGGGGCTGGCACCCCGCGGCCACGACTTTCCACCCGTCCGGGAACTGGGACAGAAACAACGTGTCCGAGGCCAGCACTGCGC
This region includes:
- a CDS encoding PP2C family protein-serine/threonine phosphatase, whose amino-acid sequence is MSDHKPPHLTVLAVLPFAVMVIVAAVDVGAGPGVGYLPLVSLGPAFAGLIGGWRRTALIGAAALLLCTALGIYNESYSQRRLYTAMASVAGVTAAGVAAAVMRQRREAELASVRSIAEVAQRVLLRPVPRSAGPLRIASSYTSAVAEARIGGDLYEVVASPHGVRIILGDVQGKGLEAVETAALVLGAFREAAHDEPNLTSVGDRVERVVNRELRGEKFVTAILAEVADRHTMTLLNYGHPAPMVVRPDGTACFPEPPRYALPLGLGLHDVVAPEPYEVDFVPGDQVLLYTDGVSETRDHNGAFYPLGEHSSLLKDDHPEAALNAIRAELVRHAQGPLHDDAAMLLLRYQEH
- a CDS encoding helix-turn-helix domain-containing protein, producing the protein MTDRDVAASYLEGYPRLIADASATGRRLTRDELDSRRSLGEQAAEAGHGMRALVAAHLAAARTHWPAGAVAPDSVLAVVAQSLDAFAEGYERAQRAAVRQEEAARREFIDDLLYGRSDMGKLAERAERYGLRLSYAHAVAVARGAAAYEEGDPTPRSVERALISRFGDRHILLTTKDGRLVCVAPADQDEVLAFFAKHAYAATDGGQVAIGRPQSGPGGVVQSYEEALNALELAERLGLSDPVLRAADLLVYPVLTRDRQAMADLVVNTLGPLQRARGGAQPLIDTLAAYFDSGCVSAEAARRLALSVRAFTYRLDRIHKLTGADPADPVHRYTLQTAIIGARLLDWPDQQM
- a CDS encoding plasmid stabilization protein; translated protein: MPQGSSKKRERQYEHIKEGAEKRGTSEGRAKEIAARTVNKERARSGESKTASNTSTQDKKSASQRGGERSHSGSQGPTKDQLYAEAKKRNIDGRSSMNKQQLAKALGR
- a CDS encoding nitrate reductase encodes the protein MGQVDRIAEPWGSRTPYGCGQEWPVRVDTHLAEGVRAQDVERWVSTASILHSNGDAMDIAVKDGRMVGVRGRAGDRVNRGRLGVTDLFAWQANSSPDRLTQPLIRVDGRLVACDWDTAMDRIAARSRQLLDEQGPSSIGFYTSGQLFAEEYYTLSVIAHGGIGTNHVDGNTRLCTATAAEALKESFGCDGQPGSYTDIDHADVIALFGHNMAETQNVLWSRVLDRLAGPNPPALICVDPRLTPVAKAATVHLAANPGTNVALMNGLLHEVIAGGWIDQGYIDDHVVGFDELRERVEGYPPERVADICDVPAEKIREAARVLGGARRLLSTVLQGFYQSHQATAAAVQVNNLHLVRGMLGRPGCGILQMNGQPTAQNTRECGADGDLPGFRNWANDDHVAELAQVWNVDPARIPHFAPPTHAMQMIRYVEDGSLRMLWVSGTNPAISLPELRRIRSVLSQERLFLVVQDIFLTETAQLADVVLPAAAWGEKTGTFTNADRTVHLSEKAVEPPGQARPDLAIFLDYARRLDLRDKDGDPLVKWHDAESAFEAWKECSRGRLCDYTGLTYAKLREHGGIQWPCNEANPEGTERLYAEADFWSDPQRCENYGRDLITGAPVEPTEYKAMNPSGKAVIKAAGYQPPHEQTSADFPYALITGRTLYHFHTRTKTARTPQLQAAAPEVWVECSSGDATAQGFREGDLMEITTPRGKVHARLRVSGVRDGVLFLPFHFGNWDTGQSPQDAGRAANELTLTDWDPASKQPLFKTAAAALRRIENRAGPAPAPTTAASAPVSADVPKTAGGPTALTHENLSASAEGAAR
- a CDS encoding DUF6766 family protein → MTASAPTPERGAPGQEEGATSSGKPRVRRFVRENGISLGFGIAFLLALAGQAIAGWAEFNNQLTTDGLAQIGFLSYLASSDFAVDVTENWQSEYLQFFLYIFATVWLLQRGSPESKEMHKAGTESDQDQRMGAHAGPDSPRWAGVGGMRQAIFSRSLGLVMAALFLLSWLAQSIAGAAAYNEQQLRQLQAPISWTQYIASADFWSRSLQNWQSELLAVASMAILSVYLRQRGSPESKPVGTPHASTGTEG